The Centroberyx gerrardi isolate f3 chromosome 19, fCenGer3.hap1.cur.20231027, whole genome shotgun sequence genome has a segment encoding these proteins:
- the sgo1 gene encoding shugoshin 1: protein MVRERGQKKSFQQSLEDIKEKMKEKRNKRLASASAPNRGRSKTINKTSGGNTRHIILKGVQLNNKALAVALQVEKEKVRQANGVILQLKREQQALFVHLLLLKRKLKEQEALASAAEGEPTKTLAETQNHVDSPRRMQINQSLNKPIACEAPTISTDLQAPKKLGQPELDTQVTLPRTVGVRRRHAERRSRRTSERVRERRSFSEGDPVAPLEAVVRDVLEGLTASPIHSDGGNQNQTCQEVEPTPADPIGSEEFQHSTPEPAPPKTTNQQQPRRKQAQQQPRTKPEPAARKPERGRKPERAPLKKPWENPKPRARSKSRDQSAKRARTAPPPQGDKLNTSLGFNDTFDFDCEGAVHLTPFRAKAEDNQPASPICEGAPQRGQTLTQAPPVVSKEADSSSSSSSSSESEDSPYVPQRARRRQSPPDRTKVIPTRRRRPSKVVRQKENIPLQQEMPVFRDEEPSPKALNTEKEELHLPQSPDCIFANSPDPMGLEQEKHLEPCGEEVEEDCLLPVTPGVEAEMMRIDNVLSSFGDSSTDTPPLLPGQTPHRANACKKRGLGVRTAGRGLSLCDVTNLSPAAYRKFSRGGSRPSDARCSTPARKRRCTMTVDYKEPSLNAKLRRGDKFTDVQFLRSPIFKQKSGRRSVQNSMKSQQAFEKYNESFVGCR, encoded by the exons ATGGTGAGGGAACGGGGGCAGAAGAAGTCCTTCCAGCAGAGTCTGGAGGACATaaaggagaaaatgaaggagaagaggaacaaACGGCTGGCCAGTGCCTCAGCACCCAACAGAGGACGGTCTAAAACGATAAACAAAACCAGTG GAGGTAACACCAGACATATCATCCTGAAGGGTGTCCAGCTGAACAACAAGGCCCTGGCTGTGGCCCTGCAGGTGGAGAAGGAAAAAGTGAGGCAGGCCAACGGTGTGATCCTGCAGCTGAAGAGGGAGCAGCAGGCCCTGTTcgttcacctgctgctgctcaagAGGAAACTCAAGGAGCAGGAGGCCCTGGCAAGCGCTGCAGAG GGTGAACCTACAAAGACCCTTGCTGAAACCCAAAACCACGTGGATTCACCCAG AAGAATGCAGATCAACCAGAGCCTCAACAAGCCCATCGCATGTGAAGCCCCAACCATCAGTACAG ACCTTCAGGCCCCCAAAAAGTTGGGACAACCTGAACTTGACACACAGGTTACCTTGCCACGTACAGTGGGTGTGAGGCGTCGGcatgcagagaggaggagcaggaggacgTCTGAGCGTGTGCGAGAGCGGAGGTCGTTCAGCGAGGGGGACCCTGTCGCCCCTCTGGAGGCTGTTGTGAGAGATGTTCTGGAGGGCTTAACAGCGAGCCCTATTCACAGTGACGGTGGAAACCAGAACCAAACATGTCAAGAAGTGGAACCAACACCAGCAGATCCCATTGGCTCTGAGGAGTTCCAACACTCCACCCCAGAACCTGCCCCACCTAAAACCACCAATCAGCAACAGCCTCGCAGGAAACAAGCCCAGCAACAGCCCCGCACCAAACCAGAACCAGCAGCACGGAAACCCGAGAGGGGTCGCAAACCAGAGCGTGCCCCATTAAAGAAACCTTGGGAGAATCCCAAACCAAGAGCCCGCTCTAAGAGCCGGGACCAGTCTGCCAAGCGGGCCAGAACAGCACCGCCTCCGCAGGGCGACAAGCTCAACACCTCCTTGGGATTCAACGACACATTTGACTTTGACTGTGAGGGGGCAGTCCACCTCACACCCTTCAGGGCTAAGGCTGAAGACAATCAGCCAGCCTCGCCCATCTGTGAAGGGGCTCCACAGAGAGGACAGACCCTAACACAGGCTCCGCCCGTGGTTTCCAAGGAGGCAGATTCCAGCTCGtcgtcatcatcttcatctgaaTCGGAGGACAGCCCTTATGTCCCACAGAGGGCCAGGAGAAGACAGAGCCCCCCTGACAGGACCAAAGTGATCCCTACTCGTAGAAGGCGGCCCTCTAAAGTagtcagacagaaagaaaacatccCCCTACAACAGGAGATGCCTG TCTTTAGAGATGAGGAGCCAAGCCCTAAGGCTCTCAACACTGAAAAAGAAGAACTGCATCTCCCCCAATCCCCTGACTGTATCTTTGCCAACAGTCCTGACCCAATGGGGTTGGAGCAGGAAAAACACCTAG AGCCTTGcggagaggaagtggaggaggattGTTTGCTCCCTGTCACCCCTGGGGTCGAGGCCGAGATGATGAGGATAGACAATGTGCTGTCCAGCTTCGGAGACTCCTCCACTGACACTCCTCCTCTTTTACCCGGCCAAACGCCCCACAGGGCCAACGCATGCAAAAAAC GTGGGCTTGGTGTCAGGACAGCAGGGCGGGGCTTGAGTCTGTGTGATGTGACCAATCTGTCCCCCGCAGCCTATCGCAAGTTCTCCCGTGGCGGTTCACGCCCCTCTGATGCCCGATGCTCCACCCCTGCCCGCAAGCGGCGCTGTACCATGACGGTGGATTACAAGGAACCCTCGTTAAACGC GAAACTCCGGCGAGGAGACAAGTTTACAGACGTGCAGTTCCTCCGCTCTCCTATCTTCAAACAGAAGTCTGGCAGGAGGTCCGTGCAGAACTCGATGAAAAGCCAGCAAGCGTTTGAGAAATACAATGAGTCGTTTGTTGGATGTCGCTGA
- the kat2b gene encoding histone acetyltransferase KAT2B, producing MAESAGIQQGSPAIGAAGSVPAAPGAGGTEGSGAAGGSARIAVKKAQLRSSPRPKKLEKLGVYSSCKAEGACKCNGWKSQNPPPTPPRTDQQSNAVNLQEPCRSCSHTLGDHVTHLENVSEEEMNRLLGIVLDVEYLYTCVHKEEDADTKQVYFSLFKLLRKSILQMGKPMLEAQESPPFEKPSIEQGVNNFVQYKFSHLPSKERQTIMELAKMFLNQINYWQLETPSQRRQRVPNDDAAEYKANYTRWLCYCNVPQFCDSLPRYETTQIFGRTLLRSVFTVMRKQLLEQARQEKDKLPPEKRTLILTHFPKFLSMLEEEVYSHSSPIWSQDFLAGASGGQIPIHTVISAPPVARPLYYSTSPVSVDPSNCGSVSPARKTASVLEPSPVGEKRKPSEPLPHEDNKRPRVVGDIPMDLINEVMATITDPAAIPETSLLSAHSARDEAARLEERRGVIEFHVIGNSLNQKPNKRILMWLVGLQNVFSHQLPRMPKEYITRLVFDPKHKTLSLIKDGRVIGGICFRMFPSQGFTEIVFCAVTSNEQVKGYGTHLMNHLKEYHIKHEILNFLTYADEYAIGYFKKQGFSKDIKVPKAKYVGYIKDYEGATLMGCELNPSIPYTEFSVIIKKQKEIIKKLIERKQAQIRKVYPGLSCFKEGVRQIPIESIPGIRETGWKPVGKGKELKDPDQLYSTLKTILQHVKSHQNAWPFMEPVKKTEAPGYYQVIRFPMDLKTMSERLKSRYYTTRKLFMADMQRIFTNCREYNPPESEYYKCANLLEKFFYTKIKEAGLIEK from the exons ATGGCCGAGAGCGCTGGGATTCAGCAAGGTTCGCCGGCCATCGGAGCCGCGGGCTCGGTTCCGGCCGCTCCTGGAGCCGGGGGGACGGAAGGCTCCGGCGCCGCTGGAGGATCCGCACGTATCGCCGTAAAGAAGGCGCAGCTCCGCTCCTCACCTCGGCCGAAGAAGCTGGAAAAACTCGGAGTGTATTCATCATGCAAA GCTGAAGGAGCCTGTAAGTGTAATGGCTGGAAGAGTCAGAACCCCCCTCCTACGCCGCCGCGAACCGACCAGCAGTCCAACGCAGTCAACCTGCAGGAGCCGTGCCGCAGCTGCTCACACACGCTTG GTGATCATGTGACCCACCTGGAAAATGTGTCAGAAGAGGAAATGAACAGACTTCTAGGTATTGTCCTGGATGTGGAGTACCTCTACACTTGCGTTCACAAAGAGGAGGACGCTGACACTAAACAAGTCTACTTCTCCCTCTTCAAA CTGCTGAGGAAATCCATCCTACAGATGGGTAAACCAATGTTAGAAGCACAGGAGAGTCCTCCCTTTGAGAAACCCAGCATCGAACAG GGGGTGAACAACTTTGTCCAGTACAAGTTCAGCCACCTGCCATCCAAGGAACGTCAAACCATCATGGAGCTGGCCAAGATGTTCCTCAACCAGATCAACTACTGGCAGCTGGAGACTCCCTCGCAGAGACGACAGAGGGTGCCCAACGACGACGCAGCTGAATACAAAGCCAACTACACCAG GTGGCTCTGCTACTGCAACGTGCCTCAGTTCTGTGACAGTCTTCCCCGGTACGAGACCACCCAGATCTTCGGCCGGACGCTGCTGCGCTCGGTGTTCACTGTGATGCGGAAGCAGCTGCTGGAGCAGGCCAGACAGGAGAAGGACAAGCTGCCGCCTGAGAAACGCACACTCATCCTCACACACTTCCCCaa ATTCTTGTCtatgctggaggaggaggtgtacAGCCACAGTTCTCCTATCTGGAGCCAAGACTTCTTGGCTGGAGCCTCAGGAGGGCAGATCCCGATCCACACAG TTATCAGCGCGCCCCCGGTGGCCAGGCCCCTGTACTACAGCACCAGTCCTGTGTCGGTGGACCCGTCCAACTGCGGCAGCGTCAGTCCTGCCAGGAAAACAGCCTCTGTGCTGGAGCCAAGCCCAG ttggaGAGAAGCGTAAACCATCGGAGCCCCTCCCCCACGAGGACAACAAGAGGCCCAGGGTGGTGGGTGACATCCCCATGGACCTCATCAATGAAGTCATGGCAACCATCACCGACCCCGCCGCCATTCCAGAG ACCAGCCTGCTGTCGGCCCACTCGGCGCGTGACGAAGCGGCCCGTCTGGAGGAGCGCAGGGGGGTGATCGAGTTCCACGTCATCGGGAACTCCCTCAACCAGAAGCCCAACAAGAGGATCTTGATGTGGCTCGTCGGCCTGCAGAATGTGTTCTCCCACCAGCTGCCGCGCATGCCCAAGGAGTACATCACACGGCTGGTCTTTGATCC GAAGCACAAGACTCTGTCACTGATCAAGGACGGCCGCGTGATCGGAGGGATCTGCTTCCGGATGTTTCCGTCGCAGGGCTTTACGGAGATCGTCTTCTGTGCTGTCACTTCCAACGAACAGGTCAAG GGTTATGGCACCCATCTGATGAACCACCTGAAGGAATACCACATTAAGCATGAAATCCTCAACTTCCTCACTTATGCTGATGAGTACGCCATTGGCTACTTCAAGAAGCAG gGTTTCTCTAAGGACATCAAGGTTCCCAAGGCCAAGTATGTGGGCTACATTAAGGACTACGAGGGAGCCACACTAATGGGCTGTGAACTCAACCCCAGCATCCCCTACACAGAGTTCTCCGTCATCATCAAGAAACagaaggag ATCATCAAGAAGCTGATTGAGAGGAAGCAGGCTCAGATCAGAAAAGTCTACCCAGGGCTTTCCTGTTTTAAGGAAGGAGTACGACAGATTCCCATTGAGAGCATTCCTGGAATAC GTGAAACTGGCTGGAAGCCAGTGGGCAAAGG GAAGGAGCTGAAGGATCCAGATCAACTGTACAGCACTCTAAAGACCATCCTCCAACATGTGAAG AGTCACCAGAACGCCTGGCCTTTCATGGAGCCTGTGAAGAAAACAGAGGCACCAGGGTACTACCAAGTCATTCGCTTCCCCAtgg ACCTCAAGACGATGAGTGAGCGTTTAAAGAGCAGGTACTACACGACACGCAAGCTCTTCATGGCCGACATGCAGCGCATCTTCACTAACTGTCGTGAATACAATCCCCCGGAGAGCGAGTACTACAAGTGTGCCAACTTACTGGAGAAATTCTTCTACACCAAGATCAAAGAAGCGGGCCTCATCGAGAAGTGA
- the rab5aa gene encoding RAB5A, member RAS oncogene family, a, whose protein sequence is MANRGGATRPNGPNAGNKICQFKLVLLGESAVGKSSLVLRFVKGQFHEFQESTIGAAFLTQTVCLDDTTVKFEIWDTAGQERYHSLAPMYYRGAQAAIVVYDITNEESFARAKNWVKELQRQASPNIVIALSGNKADLANKRAVDFQDAQSYADDNSLLFMETSAKTSMNVNEIFMAIAKRLPKSEPQAAGASSGRNRGVDLTEAAQPTKGPCCSN, encoded by the exons ATGGCCAATCGGGGAGGAGCTACGAGACCCAATGGGCCCAATGCTGGGAACAAGATTTGTCAGTTTAAACTGGTGCTGCTGGGAGAGTCGGCCGTGGGCAAGTCCAGCTTAGTGCTCCGCTTCGTCAAGGGCCAGTTCCACGAGTTCCAGGAGAGCACAATAGGAG CGGCCTTTCTGACCCAGACAGTGTGTCTAGACGACACAACGGTGAAGTTTGAGATCTGGGACACTGCGGGACAGGAGCGTTACCACAGTTTGGCACCCATGTATTACAGAGGAGCACAGGCCGCCATCGTGGTCTACGACATCACAAACGAG GAGTCCTTTGCACGGGCAAAGAACTGGGTGAAGGAGCTGCAGAGACAAGCTAGCCCCAACATAGTCATCGCTCTCTCAGGCAACAAGGCCGACCTCGCCAACAAGAGAGCTGTCGACTTCCAG GATGCCCAGTCTTATGCAGATGACAACAGTTTACTGTTCATGGAGACGTCAGCCAAGACCTCTATGAATGTGAACGAGATATTCATGGCTATTG CGAAGAGATTGCCGAAGAGCGAGCCCCAGGCTGCAGGAGCCAGCAGCGGGCGGAACCGGGGAGTGGACCTGACGGAAGCCGCCCAGCCAACCAAGGGTCCCTGCTGCAGTAACTAA
- the otud6b gene encoding deubiquitinase OTUD6B isoform X1 — MEEGMIETSEELLAKQHRKEKKDLQAKIQSMKNAVPKNDKKRRKQLTEDIAKLEAELNQKHEEELGQLKTTADTQVEEVVNGVESMTVEGEEQKEEVKQSRVSKAQKRRDKKAAQEKERDSRIAEAEVQNLQGVRHQEGLKLAQKLAQRQLQIREISSDGHCMYRAIEDQLVQRAMVHIFPELSLSLKELRSRTAEHMRSHADDFLPFLTNANTGDMYTTDEFEKYCSDVEHTAAWGGQLELRALTQVLHLPIEVIQADSPTIKIGEEYDGNPITLIYMRHAYGLGEHYNSVERLKDPANEEDS, encoded by the exons ATGGAGGAGGGAATGATAGAGACGTCGGAGGAGCTGCTGGCAAAGCAACACCGCAAGGAAAAGAAAGATCTGCAAG CTAAAATCCAGAGCATGAAAAATGCAGTCCCCAAGAATGAcaagaaaaggaggaaacagTTGACAGAAGACATTGCCAAACTAGAGGCTGAACTCAACCAGAAACACGAGGAGGAGCTCGGGCAGCTCAAAACTACAGCTGACACACAA GTTGAGGAGGTGGTAAATGGAGTGGAGTCCATGACGGTGGAGGGTGAAGAACAGAAAGAAGAGGTCAAACAGTCACGTGTATCCAAAGCCCAGAAGAGAAGG GACAAAAAGGCTGcccaggagaaggagagggacagCAGAATAGCAGAGGCAGAGGTGCAGAACCTGCAGGGCGTACGGCACCAGGAGGGCTTGAAGCTGGCCCAGAAACTTGCCCAGCGACAGCTGCAGATCCGGGAGATCTCCTCTGATGGCCACTGCATGTACCGCGCCATCGAAGATCAGCTGGTGCAGAGAGCAATGGTACATATCTTT cCTGAGTTGAGCTTGAGTCTGAAGGAACTGCGATCCCGTACTGCTGAGCACATGAGAAGCCACGCTGATgacttcctccctttcctcacCAACGCCAACACTGGTGACATGTACACAACAG atgAGTTTGAGAAATACTGCAGTGATGTGGAGCACACAGCAGCTTGGGGCGGCCAACTAGAA CTGCGAGCGCTGACCCAAGTCCTTCACCTGCCAATAGAAGTGATCCAGGCCGACTCCCCCACTATAAAGATAGGGGAGGAGTATGACGGCAACCCCATCACCCTCAT CTACATGCGTCATGCCTACGGACTAGGAGAACACTACAACTCTGTGGAGCGTCTAAAGGATCCTGCCAATGAGGAAGACAGCTGA
- the otud6b gene encoding deubiquitinase OTUD6B isoform X2, whose translation MEEGMIETSEELLAKQHRKEKKDLQAKIQSMKNAVPKNDKKRRKQLTEDIAKLEAELNQKHEEELGQLKTTADTQVEEVVNGVESMTVEGEEQKEEVKQSRVSKAQKRRDKKAAQEKERDSRIAEAEVQNLQGVRHQEGLKLAQKLAQRQLQIREISSDGHCMYRAIEDQLVQRAMPELSLSLKELRSRTAEHMRSHADDFLPFLTNANTGDMYTTDEFEKYCSDVEHTAAWGGQLELRALTQVLHLPIEVIQADSPTIKIGEEYDGNPITLIYMRHAYGLGEHYNSVERLKDPANEEDS comes from the exons ATGGAGGAGGGAATGATAGAGACGTCGGAGGAGCTGCTGGCAAAGCAACACCGCAAGGAAAAGAAAGATCTGCAAG CTAAAATCCAGAGCATGAAAAATGCAGTCCCCAAGAATGAcaagaaaaggaggaaacagTTGACAGAAGACATTGCCAAACTAGAGGCTGAACTCAACCAGAAACACGAGGAGGAGCTCGGGCAGCTCAAAACTACAGCTGACACACAA GTTGAGGAGGTGGTAAATGGAGTGGAGTCCATGACGGTGGAGGGTGAAGAACAGAAAGAAGAGGTCAAACAGTCACGTGTATCCAAAGCCCAGAAGAGAAGG GACAAAAAGGCTGcccaggagaaggagagggacagCAGAATAGCAGAGGCAGAGGTGCAGAACCTGCAGGGCGTACGGCACCAGGAGGGCTTGAAGCTGGCCCAGAAACTTGCCCAGCGACAGCTGCAGATCCGGGAGATCTCCTCTGATGGCCACTGCATGTACCGCGCCATCGAAGATCAGCTGGTGCAGAGAGCAATG cCTGAGTTGAGCTTGAGTCTGAAGGAACTGCGATCCCGTACTGCTGAGCACATGAGAAGCCACGCTGATgacttcctccctttcctcacCAACGCCAACACTGGTGACATGTACACAACAG atgAGTTTGAGAAATACTGCAGTGATGTGGAGCACACAGCAGCTTGGGGCGGCCAACTAGAA CTGCGAGCGCTGACCCAAGTCCTTCACCTGCCAATAGAAGTGATCCAGGCCGACTCCCCCACTATAAAGATAGGGGAGGAGTATGACGGCAACCCCATCACCCTCAT CTACATGCGTCATGCCTACGGACTAGGAGAACACTACAACTCTGTGGAGCGTCTAAAGGATCCTGCCAATGAGGAAGACAGCTGA
- the lrrc69 gene encoding leucine-rich repeat-containing protein 69, which translates to MAKSVVRALHGKATSLNLSSKKIDDVPKSVSRLTNLSTLLLNNNSISALPAELLSLQHLAELNLGNNALKEVPAVLGHLESLKKLYLFSNQITIMPPEVIAGLPNLVVLNLNHNLIQRLPPEIRSLVKLTHLSVLDNKLEQLPAELGHLTKLAEINLTRNKLSWLPQQLYKCKELTKLYVARNKLTELPEGIRALAKLQVLDVAGNELSMFPVEFDLLNLQELYCEGNRLVCCEPMASVQVMEVLTLKELVARFVLLEDRNRNSVVHRKLPHYPGLTVLLANRGCCALCLAPFLTTWLECVHFISLRKDMRMRSSLTVPVRALLCSYKCFNRDGHSYYGVASR; encoded by the exons ATGGCTAAATCAGTAGTTAGAGCTTTACATGGGAAAGCCACTTCTTTAAATTTGAGTTCTAAGAAAATAGACGACGTTCCTAAATCTGTTTCCAGATTAACAAATCTTTCAACCCTCCTGCTGAACAACAACTCCATCTCTGCTTTGCCCGCCGAGCTGCTATCATTACAGCAC CTGGCAGAGCTGAATTTGGGAAATAATGCCTTGAAGGAGGTTCCAGCTGTTTTGGGACATCTGGAGTCCTTGAAAAAACTGTATCTGTTCAGCAACCAAATTACAATAATGCCACCTGAGGTGATAG CTGGCTTGCCGAACCTTGTTGTGCTCAATCTGAACCACAACCTGATTCAAAGACTTCCACCAGAGATCAGAAG ctTGGTTAAGCTTACACACCTCAGTGTGCTGGACAACAAGCTGGAGCAGCTCCCTGCTGAGTTGGGTCATCTTACTAAATTAGCTGAGATTAACTTGACTCGCAACAAGTTGTCTTGGCTTCCTCAGCAGCTGTACAAGTGTAAAGAACTGACCAAGCTGTATGTGGCCAGAAACAAGCTGACCGAACTGCCAGAG GGAATCAGAGCATTGGCAAAGCTCCAAGTTCTGGATGTGGCTGGGAATGAGTTGTCCATGTTTCCTGTTGAG TTTGACCTGCTGAACCTGCAGGAGCTCTACTGTGAAGGGAACAGGCTGGTGTGCTGCGAGCCGATGGCGTCAGTGCAGGTCATGGAGGTGCTTACATTAAAG GAGCTGGTTGCCAGGTTTGTCCTGCTGGAGGACAGGAACAGGAACTCTGTGGTCCACAGGAAGCTTCCCCACTACCCTGGCCTGACTGTCCTGCTGGCCAACAGGGGCTGCTGCGCCCTCTGCCTGGCCCCCTTCCTCACCACCTGGCTGGAGTGTGTGCATTTCATCAGCCTGAGGAAG gacaTGAGAATGAGGAGTTCCCTGACTGTTCCAGTGCGAGCCCTTCTCTGTTCATACAAGTGCTTCAACAGGGATGGACACTCCTACTATGGTGTTGCTTCAAGATAA